One Anatilimnocola floriformis genomic window, GCCGCGGTGAACTTCGCCATGAAGGCTTCGTCGACGAGAAAGGCCTCGGCCAGGCTGCGAAGGTGAACGTTACGAATCTCACGCAGCAACTCAGCCAGGCGGCGGGCGAGGCGATCGACATCGGCGGACTGCAGCGTTTGAAAATCGGTTTCATCGACCTGCGACGGATCGACGCGTTCGACCTTCGTCACAATCATCTGCAGCTGCTGATTGTGCATGTGCATCGTGCCAGTCACGCGGGCGTACTGACCACTCTCGATCTGCTTCGAGATGTTCTCGGTCGCGTTCCAGAGCATGCCCGTCAGCTGGCCGCTCTTATCACCAAGCCGCAACTGCAAATACAAATTCCCCTGCCGATTGGCCCGCAACTGTTTGTCGGCGATCAAATAGACTTCGCTGACTTGTTCGCGTTCGGCCAGCTGATTGATGTAACGTCGGGGCATTGGTGGGGGCAGGGTTGAAGGGTGGAAGAGACGAAGAGATGAAGAGGAATAGGAAAGGAAAGAAATGAGTACTCCCTCTCCTCGGTACTCCGGGGAGAGGGTTGGGGTGAGGGGGCGAAGCTGTGTGGACGCAGCGTCGAGAGTTACTTCACCGAAACCGCAGCCGGTGTCACAAACGCCTCATCCAATCGCGTTACTTGTTCGCCGGTCATTTCGCCGGCTTGCACCCAGACGCGATAGTTCAGCTCGAGCGGCTTGTTGGCGTCGACTTCGAATTCAAAGTACGAACCGAACCGGCCGTAGTCGCGCTCGCTGAAGCGGGCTTCCTTGGGATTCTCCGGGCGATCGAGCATGGCAACCGTGTAGCGCTGATCGTCGAGGACGATGCTGAGGGCATTCCACGGCAAGTTGATGTGCTGCTTGTCGTTCGGCCAGTTGCGAAACTTGCCCGGCTCGGCTTTGCCGTCGGGCCGCAGATAATAGGTCTGCTTCGCGGTCTTGTCGGGCACATCTTGCGTCGCGCGAAACTGAAAACCGGCGTGCTGCGGATCGCCATCGAGCTTGATCGGCCCGGCCAGCGAATCGAGGCGCGAGGCAAACTCGATGAGCGTGCCGCCGGGAGTGTTGTAAGCCGTCATCTCGCGAGTTTCTTGAGCAAAGGCTTTGCCATCCTGGCCGTGCCAGTCGATCTGCAACGTGTGTCGACCGAGGACCGGACCGGTCTCGCTGGCCAGAACCTTTTCGTGTGATTGATATTCACCCTTGTTGCAGTGCCAGGTGTCGGCCTTCTGCTTGAACCCTTCGCCGTAGCTGATCCGGTTGAAGCCGAAGTACAAACCGCGATGATGCGGAAAGAGGCCGCCGGGGCCCTTCGTCATCAACCGCTTGCCGGCAGGGTCGAACACGTGATGGTATGGCTTGAACGTCGCCGATCGCTTGTCGCCGCTGCTCTCATCGAGCTTGGCATACATGTAGCGCAGCACCGGCCGGCCATCGAACACCAGATCCATGTGCTCGCCGGGAGTGTCTTTCCATTCGGTCGTCGGCTTTTCGCCGCTGGC contains:
- a CDS encoding DUF6807 family protein, which encodes MRTLAILLTALFSAVVAAADFSPEFEVVAGKVDRTGQPIRVPVVLPAEFKAAESTVTIDGQSLPAQVTKPSLLAKPEQPAAGGQNAELVFLAPAFKAGATLRGKATIKEKASGEKPTTEWKDTPGEHMDLVFDGRPVLRYMYAKLDESSGDKRSATFKPYHHVFDPAGKRLMTKGPGGLFPHHRGLYFGFNRISYGEGFKQKADTWHCNKGEYQSHEKVLASETGPVLGRHTLQIDWHGQDGKAFAQETREMTAYNTPGGTLIEFASRLDSLAGPIKLDGDPQHAGFQFRATQDVPDKTAKQTYYLRPDGKAEPGKFRNWPNDKQHINLPWNALSIVLDDQRYTVAMLDRPENPKEARFSERDYGRFGSYFEFEVDANKPLELNYRVWVQAGEMTGEQVTRLDEAFVTPAAVSVK